GCAGACGACCGAGACGATCCACCAGCAGCCACGGCTCACCCGTGCGGCTCAGATCGTGATTGGAGCGCGGATACCGCACCAGCTCCACCGGCACCCCCTGCTTCTTGAGCGACATGAACCAGATCTCGGCGCTGCCCATCGGCGTGCGATGATCCTCTTCGCTCTGCACGATGAGCATCGGTGTCTTCACCTTGTTCACGTAGCGGATGGGCGAGAGGTCGTCGTACAGCTTCTGGTTGTCCCACGGCTTGCCGTAGAACTCGAACTCCGTCAGCCCCTGCGCATCGCTCGAACCGTACCAGTACGTCCAGTCGGTGATGGTGCGATCGGTTTCGATGGCTTTGAAGCGCGTGGTCTTGGTGGCCAGCCAGGTGGTCATAAAGCCGCCATAGGAACCACCGGTGGCACCCATCTTCGTGCTGTCCACGTCGGCGCGCACGGAGACGATGTCCACCGCCTTCATGAGATCCTGGTAGTCTTCCATGCCCCAGCGACCGCGCGTGCTGTACGTGAAGGCCGCGCCATACCCGCTCGATCCGCGCGGGTTCGTGAACAACACGAACATCCCCTGCGCCGCGAGGTTCTGGAATTCGTCGAACCAGCCTTCGCCGTACGACGAGTGCGGGCCGCCGTGGATGTAGATGACCATCGGATACTTCTTGCCCGACTCGTAGCCGTACGGCTTCATGAGCCAGCCTTCGATCTCCAGGTTGCCCACACTCTTGTAGGTGAAGCGTTCGGCATCGCTCCACACCACGTCGGCGTTGACGTCCTTGTTGAAGTTGGAGAGCTGACGCTCACCCGAGCCATCGGCGTTGGCGACGAACAGTTCGGTGGGCTTGTTCATCGACGTGGCCACGAAGGCCATGGTCTGTCCCTTGGCGTCGTAGCTCACGCCACGCAGCTGGCGACGGCCGCTCACCACTTCCGTGGGCGCCGCCTTACCGTTCATGTCGGCGCGCATCACCGCCGACCGTCCACCGATTTCGGCGGTGAACTGGATGCTGCCGTTCGGCAGCCAGTCGATGCTGCCGGGTTCGTACTGCCAGTTGCCCAGCAGCGCGCGCGGCGTGCCACCGGCCACGTCGACCACGTAGATGTTGGAGTTCTTCGTCCGCGCCGGACGGCCGATGAAGGCGATCTGCTTGCCATCGGGCGACCAGGTGATCTGCGACTCCGCGCCCATCCACTCGGTCAGCTTGCGCGGCGTGCCGCCGTTCGCGTCGATGATGTAGATGTCCGCATCGTTGCGCTCCGCTTCGTCGCGCACCTTGTTGTACGGCAGCTTGGCGATCGAATCACGCTCGAGATCGACCACCGAATCGGGACGCAGTCGCGCGTCGGCCGTGAACGCGATCCACTTGCCATCGGGCGAGACCACCGGGCCGCGATGCGAGTAGAACGTGCTGGTGATGACCTTCTTCGCCGTGTCGCCGAACGCCTGACGGGCGAGCTGCGTGGGACGCCAGGTGCGCGCCACCCGACGACCGGGCACGAAGCCCACGCCGTTGACCTTGTAGCTCATGTCCACGACATGACGGCCATCGAACCGCGCGGTGGCCGCCGGACGCGTGATGGCGTCGAACGGCGGACGCGCCATGGTCTGCATCTGCCCGAACGGATCGGGGCTGGGCGCCGTCGGAGCGGGCCGACCAGCATCGGTGAACACCGCGAACGCGGCGTTGTCGGGCAGGGACCCGTTCGGGTAGTCGCCCACCTGAATGGCTTCGCCGCTGGGCTGATCGAGACGGATGGCCCAGGTGTTGCCCGTGCCCCCGGCCCGCTGTGAGGTGAAGAACAGATACTTGCCGTCGGCCGACCAGCGGGGATTGCTGCTCTCGGTGCTGGGCGACGTCCACCGCTGGGGTTCTCCACCGGCCACGTCCACCACCCAGATTTCACTGTGCCGGCGGTTCTCGGCTTCGACCGGGCGTGTGACGGTCACCGCGACCCGCTTGCCGTCGGGAGACACGGCCGGCGTGCTGAGGGAGGCCACGCGATACCAGTCGCGCAGCATCATGGCGCGGGGGCCCTTGGGCAGCGGCGGCAGGGCATTGGCCGGGTTGGCCGGCGCCCCTCCACCACCGCCGGCGCCACCACCGCCACCTCCACGTCCGGGCGGTTGAGCGATCAGTGCGGCCGGGGCCACACAAGCCAGGAGGGCGAGCGCATACGGGGCGCGTCGCCAGTGGGCGGACACGTGCATAGGCAGATCCAGAAAAAGGTACAACGGGTGGGAGAAGCGTCCGGGCTACGCGACGGGAGTCCCCGACGTTGGGACCAGAGGCCGGAAGGGGGTCCCGGAAAGGTACCACCTGCGCAACCGTGTGACAGATCACGCTTTTGCTGCTTGCCCGGAGACGCGCTTCATCGTACCATATGCGCGATGCGGAGGAGCGTCCGCATTCCGTCGCGTAAGGCCGGGCTCGGCAGCCAGTCGAGGACTGTCCCCAAAGGGCGTGGAACGATCCGTCGGTACGGGACCCAAGACCTGTCGCCACGGCTGCTGTGCCCGTTGTTCAACCCTACATCGAGGAGGTGATCAATTGGCAGTCCCATCTGTCCAACCGGTCCGTTCACCAGGTGTCCGGGAAACCGCGACCTGAGAACAGCTTCTGATTCGTTGCAGATGTAGGGTCGGGGCCGAGGGTATGGCCCCATGCAACGGACCGTAAAAACAGACTTCCCCCGTACCGCTCGAGGGCCGAGCGTTGCGGGGGATCTGTGTTTCTGCAGGCTGATTTCCGGACCGACGGCAAACGAACGGGGCCTCGTCGGCAAGACGTCCTCAGTGGCGCCGCATCCCCGCAATCTGCTCCAGGGCGGCATCGGCGCGCTTCAGCAGACCGAACGCAAACTCCGTCGTCCCGCGGTAGAACGCCGGGTCCACCTTGTCGGCGTCATCGCCGGGTTTGTGATAGTCGGGGTGATCTTCGACGCCGAGATACAGGAACGGGATGCCCTTGGCGTGGAAGGCGGCGTGGTCGGAAGAGTTGGTCCAATCGTCGCCGGGCTTGAGATCGCGCGTGTCGTGCCCGAAGCGGATGGGCACGGCCGACGCCTTGGCGGCCGCGTCGGCCAGGGGCTTGAGACCGGGTGTATGGGACGTGCCCGAGACCCACAGGGCGCCGCCATCCTGCCGGGCCACCATGTCGAGATTGATGTTCAGCCCGATGCGATCGAGCGGAACCGGCGGCGCCGCCGCGAACGCTTTTGATCCCACCATCCCGCTCTCCTCGGCGTCAAAAAACGCCAGGATCACGTCGTGCTGCGGGCGCTCCTTCATCAACCGCTCGGCGATGGTCAGCAGCGCCACGCACCCGGACGCATCGTCGTCGGCGCCGTTGTAGATCTCGCCGTTGCGGACGCCCAGATGGTCGTAGTGCGCACTGAGCACGAGCACGGGGCCACTGCCCTTCGTGCCCGGAATACGCGCCACGATGTTGGCGCCCAGCGTATCGGGGCCTCCTCCGCGGGGGCGCAGGGCCACCGGCACCTCGTACGATGCGCCGGCGGGCTTCACGCCCATGGTGCTGAGTTCGGCGACGATCCACCGCCGGGCCTTGGCGGCCCCGGGCGATCCGGAGCGGCGGCCCTCCATGGAGTCGGCAGAGAGCGCCTGGAGGCGCTGCATCATGCGCGCGGTGGTCGGGTCGGCGAGGGGCTTGATTTGCGCGCCCGCTTCGCTGGCGGCGGGCCCTGTCAGTACGAACAGGAGGGCGCCGATCGCGCTGAGGCGGCCCAAACGGTTCTGAGAACTGCACCTGGGAAGTGTCATGACACGAATATTACGGGTGGGGTGTTTCACGTGGAAACATCAGGAAGCACAAGAAATGTGATTCCGAGAGTGCGGGATGGAGGCCGACTGGCGCGGTGCGGCTTCGGCTGAGGCTGGCGCGCGGGGACGCGACAGGGGGCAGGAGGGAGCTGGTCAGGGGGACGGAGACGGTCAGACTGACTGCCTGGGACCGGGTGCCCGGAACCCGGCTGCTCGCCCCCAAACCCACCCCCCATTACCCGAAACCCTCACTGCACCCACACCCCACTCTGCCCCGACAGAAACGCCTGCACGACGATGGCCGAGGGCGTGGTGCGGACGCTGAGAATCTGCACGTCGCGAACGCTGCTGCCCATCACCACGCCTGGTGCCAGCGTCCCGTTGAGCTTGAGCAGCAGTTCGGTCCGTACGGAATCGAGCTGCGCTCCCAGGGGCACCCGGCCGCCGCTCGTGGCCCGTCGGACGGCCCGGGCAACCAACGGGGTGGCCAGGGTGGCTTTGATCCGAGCCAGGCGGCCTCGGCTTTGCAACGTCCAATCGAGATCGTCGAGGCGAAGCTCGCGGGCGGCGGCATCCCAGCGGGGACGCGACACCAACGTCAGACGCCCGGTCAGCGCACCCGACACCGCGAGATCGACGAACAGGCTGTCCCCCGCCCCACGCAGCAGGACACTGTCCACTTTCACACTCTGGCGCGCGGTCTCCTCGGCCAGCTGCTCCAACGCCATGCGCTGGAGTTCGGCAAACGGCAGCTCCACCGACACCGGCACGCGGAAATCGGCAGCGCCTTCTCCCAGGGCGAGTACGGGAAGCGGTTTGTCGACGGTGGCGGGGCGGGCGCCGGCCAGGACCCGGGGGCGGGCGTAGAGCACCAGCGTGGTGGTGATGTTGCGTCCGGCGCCGACAAAAGGCGTGACCCGAACGGTCTGCGGATCGAGCAACAGCCACAGGGTGCCCGTGGAATCGAGCGGTGTGGGGGCCAGAAAGCTGCGCCAGAGGGAGTCGGCCAGGGGCCGGAAGTCGCCGGCCACGGGAATGGCGCTGTCGGCCTGGGCGGCAAAGGCGGCCAGCTGCTTGTCGATCACCGACTGCAGCGTGCGTGTGGCGTTGAGGCCAAGCGCCGTCACGAGACAGGGATCGCGCAGCGTGGCCACGAGACGCGTGTCCCGCGATCCGATCCGCCAGTCGCGCCGCCAGAAGAGTGCGGTGGTCATGTGCAGATCGGCACGCCGCATGGCTTCGGGTGCGTATCCACACCCGGCCACCCGGGCGCTGCCCAGTGTCCCCACGCGTGCGCGGTACGTGAGACGGGTGTCGATCTGCAGACGGTTCTCGGTGCCGCGGAGAATCAGCGAGTCCCGTCGGTACACGTACTGGTGACAGACCAGCCCCGCCGCGTTCGCGCAGCGCGCCTCGGAAAGGGAATCGCGCTCGGGAAACAGGGAGTCCAGCGAGGGACGCAGGGCCGAGAGCACGTACGTCACCCGCACCGGGATGACGGCCAGCGCGGCCGGGGGCGCTGGCGGTGAGGTCATGGACGATGCAGCCGACGAAGCACCGCGTGACGCGGTCGATGGCGTCGCCGGGGGCGAGGCGGTCGTGGGCACGGCCGCGGGCGTGGGGACGGGAGCGGCTGAAGGGTTTTTCGAGCAGGCGGCCATCAGCGCGACGATCATTGCGCGCGCTATGGCCGCCGCCGTGCTCAGACCGCTCCGCGCGTCCCGTCGCCCGCTCACGTCTCCCCTTCGCTCACTGAGTCGTCCCCATGTCCGCTCCTCTTCGGTGCCTGCGTCATCTGATGCTGGTACCCGTGTCCGCGTTGATGATCCTGACGATTCCCACGCAGGTCCAGGCCCAGATGGGGGGCGGCATGGGCGGTATGGGAGGCGGCGGTGGGATGGGAGGAGGCGGAATGGGCGGTGGTGGGATGGGGCGCGGCGGTCCGCCGGGTGGTGGGCGATCGGGCGGGAACCGCACCCCGGCCGCCATGGCCCGTGAGCGCATGAAGCAGACCGATCCGCTGGCCTTCCTGCTGGACAACAAGAAGGTGCTGGCGCTGACCAAAGCGCAGCAGGACACCTTCAAGCTCTACAAAAAGGAGCTGGAGGAGAAGCAGTCTCCGGTCTTCAAGGACCTGGAGAAGGTGACCGCCGACGAGACTGGTGCCGGCGGGGGCCGCAGTGGCTTCGGAGGTGGCGGTCGGGGGATGGGACGCGGGCGTGGTCAGATGCCATCGGACAGCACGGGGATGGAGGGCCGGGGCGG
The nucleotide sequence above comes from Gemmatimonas aurantiaca. Encoded proteins:
- a CDS encoding M20/M25/M40 family metallo-hydrolase translates to MTLPRCSSQNRLGRLSAIGALLFVLTGPAASEAGAQIKPLADPTTARMMQRLQALSADSMEGRRSGSPGAAKARRWIVAELSTMGVKPAGASYEVPVALRPRGGGPDTLGANIVARIPGTKGSGPVLVLSAHYDHLGVRNGEIYNGADDDASGCVALLTIAERLMKERPQHDVILAFFDAEESGMVGSKAFAAAPPVPLDRIGLNINLDMVARQDGGALWVSGTSHTPGLKPLADAAAKASAVPIRFGHDTRDLKPGDDWTNSSDHAAFHAKGIPFLYLGVEDHPDYHKPGDDADKVDPAFYRGTTEFAFGLLKRADAALEQIAGMRRH
- a CDS encoding DUF4403 family protein produces the protein MTSPPAPPAALAVIPVRVTYVLSALRPSLDSLFPERDSLSEARCANAAGLVCHQYVYRRDSLILRGTENRLQIDTRLTYRARVGTLGSARVAGCGYAPEAMRRADLHMTTALFWRRDWRIGSRDTRLVATLRDPCLVTALGLNATRTLQSVIDKQLAAFAAQADSAIPVAGDFRPLADSLWRSFLAPTPLDSTGTLWLLLDPQTVRVTPFVGAGRNITTTLVLYARPRVLAGARPATVDKPLPVLALGEGAADFRVPVSVELPFAELQRMALEQLAEETARQSVKVDSVLLRGAGDSLFVDLAVSGALTGRLTLVSRPRWDAAARELRLDDLDWTLQSRGRLARIKATLATPLVARAVRRATSGGRVPLGAQLDSVRTELLLKLNGTLAPGVVMGSSVRDVQILSVRTTPSAIVVQAFLSGQSGVWVQ
- a CDS encoding S9 family peptidase, with the translated sequence MHVSAHWRRAPYALALLACVAPAALIAQPPGRGGGGGGAGGGGGAPANPANALPPLPKGPRAMMLRDWYRVASLSTPAVSPDGKRVAVTVTRPVEAENRRHSEIWVVDVAGGEPQRWTSPSTESSNPRWSADGKYLFFTSQRAGGTGNTWAIRLDQPSGEAIQVGDYPNGSLPDNAAFAVFTDAGRPAPTAPSPDPFGQMQTMARPPFDAITRPAATARFDGRHVVDMSYKVNGVGFVPGRRVARTWRPTQLARQAFGDTAKKVITSTFYSHRGPVVSPDGKWIAFTADARLRPDSVVDLERDSIAKLPYNKVRDEAERNDADIYIIDANGGTPRKLTEWMGAESQITWSPDGKQIAFIGRPARTKNSNIYVVDVAGGTPRALLGNWQYEPGSIDWLPNGSIQFTAEIGGRSAVMRADMNGKAAPTEVVSGRRQLRGVSYDAKGQTMAFVATSMNKPTELFVANADGSGERQLSNFNKDVNADVVWSDAERFTYKSVGNLEIEGWLMKPYGYESGKKYPMVIYIHGGPHSSYGEGWFDEFQNLAAQGMFVLFTNPRGSSGYGAAFTYSTRGRWGMEDYQDLMKAVDIVSVRADVDSTKMGATGGSYGGFMTTWLATKTTRFKAIETDRTITDWTYWYGSSDAQGLTEFEFYGKPWDNQKLYDDLSPIRYVNKVKTPMLIVQSEEDHRTPMGSAEIWFMSLKKQGVPVELVRYPRSNHDLSRTGEPWLLVDRLGRLRQWFGYWLQGVQPGTMAN